A section of the Elizabethkingia anophelis R26 genome encodes:
- a CDS encoding helix-turn-helix domain-containing protein, whose amino-acid sequence MDINLLILLLTAGALLLLSFLMLSNALRVNRKPNFYFGICLFIWSSFFWDDLLLGDLLQNEIIYITTRFIQFLAPLVFYQSVHFYSNPYYKYRIKDTGHLILAILFLILLMIKPDINHKDFQTIYLSMVLGNALFYTGLSYLKILKHRKNIESFASSKENIDLRWILWIIYATIAASITTAFYNIFSGESALNIYISIFFMLVVYIVAFYTIRQKEIYPKGLDVEDIDTEFSEINSGIKNKLMDDSGLEEFKIKLTILMEAEKLYLDNELNLVKLAEKMNISGHQLSYVINQGFGENFFFFVNKYRVKRAEELLTDSAYKQYTILAIGYEAGFNSKTSFNNAFKKLTSFTPTEYRKNRSDL is encoded by the coding sequence ATGGATATAAACCTGTTGATTCTTTTGCTTACGGCTGGCGCATTATTGCTATTGTCTTTCCTTATGCTCAGTAATGCTTTAAGGGTAAACAGGAAGCCTAATTTTTATTTTGGAATATGTTTGTTCATCTGGTCGAGTTTCTTTTGGGATGATTTACTATTGGGAGATCTATTGCAAAATGAAATTATTTATATTACTACCAGATTTATTCAGTTTTTGGCTCCGTTGGTTTTTTATCAGAGTGTTCATTTTTATTCTAATCCTTATTATAAATACAGGATTAAGGATACAGGACATTTGATATTGGCAATTTTATTCCTGATATTATTGATGATTAAGCCGGACATAAATCATAAAGATTTTCAGACTATATATCTTAGTATGGTTTTGGGAAACGCTTTGTTTTATACCGGATTATCCTATCTGAAAATTCTAAAGCACAGAAAGAATATTGAATCTTTTGCCTCCAGTAAAGAGAATATTGACCTTCGCTGGATTCTCTGGATTATTTATGCAACTATTGCGGCATCGATTACCACTGCTTTTTATAATATTTTTTCTGGTGAAAGTGCGCTGAATATTTATATCAGTATTTTCTTTATGCTGGTAGTTTATATTGTTGCTTTTTATACAATCCGACAAAAAGAAATTTACCCAAAAGGATTAGATGTAGAGGATATTGATACAGAGTTTTCTGAAATTAATTCTGGTATCAAAAATAAATTAATGGATGATTCCGGGCTTGAAGAGTTTAAGATAAAACTCACCATTCTTATGGAAGCCGAGAAACTATACCTAGATAATGAGCTGAATCTGGTAAAGCTAGCTGAGAAAATGAATATTTCGGGACACCAGCTTTCTTATGTAATCAATCAGGGATTCGGAGAAAACTTTTTCTTCTTTGTCAATAAATACAGGGTTAAAAGAGCGGAAGAATTATTAACGGATTCTGCATACAAGCAATATACAATATTGGCAATAGGGTATGAAGCCGGATTCAATTCTAAAACATCATTCAATAATGCTTTCAAAAAACTAACCTCTTTTACTCCTACGGAATATCGGAAAAATCGTTCCGATTTATAA
- a CDS encoding acyltransferase family protein — protein sequence MSNATFSDSKKHYEILDGLRGIAAIMVVMLHILEIFAGGDHTKLMINHGYLAVDFFFLLSGFVIAHAYDDRWNNMTIGQFFKRRLIRLHPLIIAGMTLGGIFFYFSESSVLFPFVGETPVWKLILVMLIGYTLIPVPLSLDIHGWGEMHPLNGPAWSLFYEYVGNILYALFLRKTSTTVLSILVLLSGAFLAYYTISSPQGDIIGGWSLTGEQLTIGFTRLLYPFLAGLLLHRIFKPMSLKNGFLLCSILLIVVLAMPRIGGKEHLWMNGTYESIVIIFIFPLILFLGASGNIQGKVATKVCNFLGDISYPLYITHFPVLYVYYAWVVNNKVTLDQAWPVGIGILISSIVVAWLLLKYYDIPVRKWLTQKYMNPKH from the coding sequence ATGAGTAACGCTACTTTTTCTGATTCTAAAAAACACTACGAAATACTGGATGGCCTGCGCGGAATAGCCGCCATTATGGTGGTTATGCTTCACATTCTGGAAATATTTGCCGGAGGTGATCATACAAAACTGATGATAAACCACGGCTATCTTGCTGTAGATTTCTTTTTCCTTTTATCAGGCTTTGTAATCGCCCATGCCTATGATGATCGTTGGAACAACATGACTATTGGCCAGTTTTTCAAAAGAAGGCTGATCCGCCTTCATCCTTTAATTATTGCAGGGATGACTCTTGGCGGGATATTTTTCTATTTCAGTGAATCCTCTGTACTCTTCCCTTTTGTCGGAGAAACTCCGGTATGGAAGCTAATATTAGTCATGCTTATTGGCTATACACTTATACCCGTTCCATTATCTCTGGACATTCATGGCTGGGGCGAAATGCATCCACTGAATGGTCCTGCATGGTCTCTATTTTACGAATATGTAGGCAACATTCTATACGCTTTGTTTTTAAGAAAAACCTCAACGACGGTATTAAGCATATTGGTGCTCCTATCCGGAGCATTCCTTGCTTATTACACCATAAGCAGCCCGCAGGGTGATATTATCGGAGGATGGTCACTTACCGGTGAGCAGCTCACAATAGGCTTTACAAGACTACTCTACCCTTTTCTGGCTGGTTTACTACTCCATCGTATATTTAAGCCGATGTCACTGAAAAACGGATTTTTATTATGCAGTATTCTATTGATTGTTGTTTTGGCAATGCCAAGAATTGGAGGAAAAGAACACCTTTGGATGAACGGAACTTATGAATCCATTGTTATTATATTTATATTTCCGCTAATTTTATTTCTGGGTGCCAGTGGTAATATTCAGGGGAAAGTAGCAACTAAAGTATGCAACTTTCTTGGAGATATTTCTTACCCACTTTACATCACCCACTTCCCTGTTCTTTACGTTTATTATGCATGGGTTGTAAATAACAAAGTAACTCTGGATCAGGCCTGGCCTGTAGGTATAGGTATTTTAATATCTAGTATTGTAGTTGCCTGGTTATTACTTAAGTATTACGACATACCAGTAAGGAAATGGCTTACCCAAAAGTATATGAATCCTAAACATTAA
- a CDS encoding acyl-CoA dehydrogenase family protein yields MNPSATALTGIPFSEFLTHFKDSISQLFKKDCINQLSLSRGLPPHVWKTIMNLKPLSVAVPEEFGGRGTKVKECLGILSAASYESLPLSLTFGINIALFLEPLAKYGNALAKADIFKHFLDYGAMGGLMITEPDYGSDALNMKTQNKLEGEKYHIKGTKHWQGLTGMADYWLVTSRNMNSEGALARDVDFFIANTHECDQNIEVVEYYDNPGLYMIPYGLNKIDIKVPQQNKLIPESTGLKMMLDILHRSRLQFPGMGMGFLKRMMEDASKHCQERQVGAGNLFSFDQVQFQLSKMQSFFTLCSAMCAKSVKISGIDHDVSGSGIHANSMKALVTDMMQESAQLYVQLSGAKGYRMSHIGGRGIMDSRPFQIFEGSNEMLYTQIAEGILKDMKKKKTENLAQYLDINETTKNAATVYSKDLDLNVTAPISQRKMIDLGKIVARVIIVNDLLELNDSGFSQELTDNCIQMVRQEIRNLISSMQHHENISALEDTSNKSDWMLFS; encoded by the coding sequence ATGAATCCATCGGCAACAGCCCTTACCGGAATTCCGTTTTCCGAATTTTTAACTCATTTTAAAGATTCAATTTCCCAATTATTCAAAAAAGACTGTATAAATCAGCTAAGTTTATCCAGAGGGCTTCCGCCTCATGTATGGAAAACCATTATGAACTTAAAACCTTTATCAGTTGCTGTCCCTGAAGAGTTTGGCGGAAGAGGAACAAAAGTAAAGGAGTGCCTTGGAATTCTCTCGGCAGCATCTTATGAATCACTTCCCCTTTCTTTAACATTTGGGATCAATATTGCACTGTTCCTGGAGCCTTTAGCTAAATACGGAAATGCATTGGCAAAAGCAGATATCTTTAAGCACTTTTTAGATTATGGTGCAATGGGCGGACTTATGATTACAGAACCAGATTATGGCAGTGATGCTCTGAACATGAAAACCCAAAATAAACTGGAAGGTGAAAAATACCATATCAAAGGAACTAAACACTGGCAGGGTCTTACAGGTATGGCCGATTACTGGTTGGTAACTTCCAGAAATATGAATTCAGAAGGAGCGCTTGCAAGAGATGTAGACTTCTTTATTGCCAATACACATGAGTGCGACCAGAATATAGAGGTTGTTGAATATTATGACAATCCGGGATTGTATATGATTCCTTATGGATTGAATAAAATCGATATAAAGGTACCACAGCAGAATAAACTAATTCCTGAATCTACAGGATTGAAAATGATGCTGGATATCCTCCACAGAAGCAGACTTCAGTTCCCGGGAATGGGAATGGGCTTTTTGAAGCGTATGATGGAAGATGCTTCTAAACACTGTCAGGAAAGACAGGTTGGTGCAGGAAATCTCTTCTCATTCGATCAGGTACAATTTCAGCTTTCCAAAATGCAGTCTTTCTTTACACTTTGCTCGGCTATGTGTGCAAAAAGTGTCAAGATAAGCGGAATAGACCATGATGTATCCGGCAGCGGTATTCATGCAAACAGTATGAAAGCCCTGGTAACAGATATGATGCAGGAATCTGCACAACTCTATGTACAGTTATCCGGAGCTAAAGGTTACCGTATGAGTCATATTGGCGGACGTGGTATTATGGACAGCCGTCCGTTCCAGATTTTTGAGGGTTCTAACGAAATGCTTTACACCCAGATTGCAGAAGGCATTCTGAAAGATATGAAGAAAAAGAAAACGGAAAATCTTGCTCAATATTTAGACATTAATGAAACGACCAAAAACGCTGCTACAGTATATAGTAAAGATTTGGATCTGAACGTTACAGCACCTATTTCTCAGCGTAAAATGATAGATTTGGGTAAAATCGTTGCTCGTGTTATTATTGTAAATGATCTGTTAGAGCTTAATGATTCCGGATTTAGTCAGGAACTTACAGACAACTGCATACAAATGGTAAGACAGGAAATCAGAAATCTTATTTCTTCAATGCAACACCATGAAAACATATCAGCTCTGGAAGATACCAGCAATAAAAGTGACTGGATGTTATTTTCTTAA
- a CDS encoding cold shock domain-containing protein codes for MADSFSKKENNKKKAQKQQEKAKRREERKSTNNKGKSLDEMMAYVDANGQITTTPPEDNAPLEINLDDIQLGAAPIEAEEAVKTGIIAFLSEKGYGFITEDKSKENIFFHINNCKEPVKKGNKVSFEKERTMKGFAAIDIQIVK; via the coding sequence ATGGCAGATTCTTTCTCTAAAAAGGAAAACAACAAGAAAAAAGCACAAAAACAACAGGAAAAAGCAAAAAGACGCGAAGAGCGTAAATCAACTAATAACAAAGGTAAGAGTCTTGACGAGATGATGGCATATGTAGATGCCAACGGTCAGATCACTACAACTCCGCCGGAAGACAATGCTCCACTGGAGATTAATCTGGATGACATACAGCTGGGTGCTGCTCCGATAGAAGCAGAAGAAGCCGTAAAAACAGGGATTATTGCATTCCTTAGTGAAAAAGGTTATGGCTTCATCACTGAAGATAAAAGCAAAGAGAATATCTTCTTCCATATTAATAACTGCAAAGAGCCTGTGAAAAAAGGCAACAAAGTATCTTTCGAAAAAGAAAGAACAATGAAAGGATTTGCGGCAATTGATATCCAGATTGTTAAGTAA
- a CDS encoding porin family protein, translated as MKKILLSILFSLGIYSTTFAQQTDITGFSSETGFFNSNMDYQIRANYSIGGSAPLGLPREIRKIESYNPTLALGLEANATKWVSLDRQWGVRIGVRVESKGMRTKAEVKNYLTEIRQDNSKVRGYYTGKVNTSIKNAYITVPISAVYRLSKKWNLYGGLYFSGLIDKHFDGYVSDGYLRQNTPTGPKIMFSEGSTAIYNFSNELRKFQWGTQLGAEWFINDHFILFPEFTYGINGLMNKDFNSISFSLHNISFSLHNISLNMGFGYKF; from the coding sequence ATGAAAAAAATATTACTATCCATATTATTTTCTCTAGGAATTTACAGCACTACTTTTGCACAACAAACAGATATAACTGGTTTTTCTTCAGAAACAGGATTTTTTAATAGTAACATGGATTATCAGATCCGTGCTAATTACAGCATTGGAGGAAGTGCTCCATTGGGACTACCACGTGAAATACGCAAAATAGAAAGCTACAATCCCACTTTAGCCTTGGGACTTGAAGCCAATGCTACAAAATGGGTCTCACTAGATCGCCAATGGGGAGTTCGTATCGGAGTTCGTGTAGAAAGTAAAGGAATGAGAACCAAAGCTGAGGTAAAGAACTATCTTACAGAAATAAGACAAGATAACTCAAAAGTACGTGGGTATTATACAGGAAAAGTAAATACTTCCATTAAGAATGCATACATTACCGTCCCGATTTCAGCGGTATATCGTTTATCCAAAAAATGGAATCTTTATGGAGGCTTGTACTTTTCAGGTTTGATAGATAAACATTTCGACGGTTATGTATCCGATGGTTACCTGCGCCAGAATACACCTACCGGACCAAAAATCATGTTTTCCGAAGGGAGCACAGCTATATATAATTTTTCTAATGAACTTCGTAAATTTCAGTGGGGCACTCAATTAGGTGCTGAATGGTTTATAAACGATCATTTTATATTGTTCCCGGAATTTACTTACGGAATAAATGGACTGATGAATAAAGACTTCAACTCTATATCCTTTAGTTTGCACAATATATCCTTTAGTTTGCACAATATATCCCTCAATATGGGCTTTGGCTACAAATTCTAA
- a CDS encoding PCMD domain-containing protein — protein MKIKNFMYLVILATSLLFISCIREQSQNMEADIETATVANAKEILQVEPIITDNSITFRLKEYTDKYLFSPEFTLTTGARINPASGTLLDFNKPQKYTVTSEDGVWKKEYTVSFIIDNSERNHYPFEYVDIIETETPRGKFHKFFDYLADGQKKYDWATANEGYNMLAASLLGQGEILTPAFYPTAQTPEGYIKKGVKLQTKNTGPLGGMFGSPLAAGNFFLGNFKMSIPAVKSTLFGVPYNFKTAPKSIKGYFKYKAGKDFTVNSKTGTNLTKDTWGAYAILFEKSDKNNFLSGDHAFKDPRMVSVAQIKADRRIETDNWTAFELTFENISGKSFDSSKEYMYTIVFTSSLEGAIFNGAVGSTLWIDEVSIVTE, from the coding sequence ATGAAAATTAAAAATTTTATGTATCTAGTAATATTAGCTACAAGCTTATTATTTATTTCCTGTATCAGAGAGCAGTCCCAAAATATGGAAGCGGACATAGAAACAGCAACTGTAGCAAATGCAAAAGAAATCTTGCAGGTAGAGCCTATTATCACAGATAATAGTATTACTTTCAGACTGAAAGAATATACAGATAAATACCTTTTTTCTCCGGAATTTACCTTGACAACAGGAGCCAGAATAAATCCTGCCAGTGGAACTCTGTTAGATTTCAATAAGCCACAGAAATATACCGTAACTTCTGAAGATGGCGTGTGGAAAAAAGAATATACTGTATCTTTTATTATAGATAATTCTGAGAGAAATCATTACCCTTTTGAATATGTAGATATAATCGAAACTGAAACTCCCAGGGGAAAATTCCATAAATTTTTCGATTATCTGGCAGACGGACAAAAAAAATACGATTGGGCAACTGCGAACGAAGGCTATAACATGCTTGCAGCAAGCTTATTAGGACAGGGGGAAATACTTACTCCGGCTTTCTATCCTACTGCACAAACACCAGAAGGATATATTAAAAAAGGTGTTAAACTACAAACAAAAAACACAGGACCATTAGGTGGGATGTTTGGCTCACCTCTGGCAGCAGGAAATTTTTTTCTCGGAAACTTTAAAATGTCTATACCTGCGGTTAAATCAACACTTTTTGGAGTACCATATAATTTTAAAACAGCTCCCAAATCCATTAAGGGATATTTTAAATACAAAGCAGGAAAAGATTTTACAGTAAATAGTAAAACTGGTACTAATCTTACAAAAGACACCTGGGGAGCATATGCTATATTATTTGAAAAATCGGATAAAAATAATTTTCTAAGTGGTGATCATGCTTTTAAAGATCCACGAATGGTAAGTGTAGCACAAATAAAAGCAGATAGAAGAATTGAAACAGATAATTGGACTGCTTTCGAACTTACTTTTGAAAATATAAGTGGAAAATCTTTTGATAGTAGTAAGGAATATATGTATACTATTGTATTTACATCTAGTCTAGAAGGAGCTATATTTAACGGAGCTGTAGGTAGTACTTTATGGATTGATGAAGTAAGTATTGTTACAGAATAA
- a CDS encoding DUF2845 domain-containing protein, translating into MRKKITGSMLLILLCLLISSCATTSKFSSESLNIGMTKEEVIAKFGKPYKSAFSQDKETGVIEETLFYREFLYISGNSNITNILSFKAGKLTSLKQGQESDSATRTTIINTPPSTIVQTSN; encoded by the coding sequence ATGAGAAAAAAAATTACAGGATCGATGCTTCTTATACTCCTTTGCCTATTGATCAGTTCATGTGCTACAACCAGTAAATTCTCTTCTGAATCTTTAAATATCGGGATGACCAAAGAAGAGGTTATTGCGAAATTTGGGAAACCTTATAAATCAGCATTTTCACAGGATAAAGAGACCGGAGTAATTGAAGAGACTTTATTTTACAGAGAATTTCTTTATATTTCCGGAAATAGTAATATTACGAATATTCTAAGCTTTAAAGCGGGAAAACTCACCTCTCTGAAGCAAGGACAAGAGTCGGATTCTGCTACCCGAACAACAATTATAAATACTCCTCCTTCTACTATTGTCCAGACTTCAAACTAA
- a CDS encoding RNA recognition motif domain-containing protein — protein MNILVGKLNPQTTEQQLEKHFNSFGFITSVDIIKESYSGDSLGYGYVLMPNIQEAEAAIRKLNGTSLDGHSIFVSKASQNGSRYRL, from the coding sequence ATGAATATATTAGTTGGTAAACTGAATCCTCAGACAACCGAACAACAATTGGAAAAACATTTTAATTCTTTTGGCTTTATAACTTCTGTAGACATCATAAAGGAGTCCTACTCCGGTGATTCTCTGGGTTATGGATATGTGCTGATGCCCAATATCCAGGAAGCAGAAGCAGCAATCCGAAAGCTGAATGGCACATCTCTGGATGGCCATTCCATATTCGTGAGTAAAGCCTCACAAAATGGTAGCAGATACAGATTATAA
- a CDS encoding PCMD domain-containing protein encodes MRIKNFIYLLLLATGIFLSSCIRDQAQNMEADIETATIANSTELLQVQPVITDNTITFRLREYTTDFNFSPEFTLTPGASIKPASGTKLDFSTPQKYTVTSEDGAWTKEYTVSFVIDNSERRYYPFENAEVIDTDGPEGHFHKFFDYQANGQKKYDWATANEGYNVLAETLLEEGEALTPAFYPTAQIPDGYIGKGVKMQTKSTGPLGGMFGSPLAAGNLFLGTFKLTVPAIKSTLFGIPYNFKTAPKAIKGYFKYKAGDNFVVNSKTGTKLTKDTWDAYAILFEKSDKNNYLSGDHSFKDPRMVSVARIKADKRIETDKWTAFEIPFENVNGKAFDKNKEYMYAIVFTSSLEGDLFNGAVGSALWIDEVNIVTE; translated from the coding sequence ATGAGAATCAAAAACTTTATCTATTTATTACTATTGGCTACTGGTATTTTCCTGTCGTCCTGTATACGGGATCAGGCACAAAATATGGAGGCCGATATAGAAACCGCAACAATAGCCAATTCTACAGAACTTTTACAGGTACAACCAGTTATTACCGACAATACTATTACTTTCAGATTAAGAGAGTATACTACTGACTTTAATTTTTCTCCGGAATTTACATTAACACCCGGGGCCAGTATAAAACCTGCAAGCGGAACAAAACTGGATTTCAGTACTCCACAAAAGTATACTGTGACTTCAGAAGACGGTGCATGGACAAAAGAGTACACCGTATCATTTGTCATTGATAATTCGGAAAGACGTTATTATCCTTTTGAGAACGCAGAAGTTATAGATACTGACGGACCTGAAGGTCATTTTCATAAATTTTTCGATTACCAGGCAAACGGTCAGAAAAAATATGACTGGGCTACAGCTAATGAAGGCTACAATGTTTTAGCAGAAACTTTACTGGAAGAAGGTGAAGCACTGACTCCTGCTTTCTATCCTACAGCTCAGATACCTGACGGCTATATCGGAAAAGGAGTGAAGATGCAAACGAAAAGTACCGGACCACTGGGCGGAATGTTTGGCTCACCACTAGCAGCCGGAAATCTATTCCTTGGAACTTTTAAACTAACCGTTCCGGCTATTAAGTCTACCCTATTTGGTATTCCATATAACTTTAAAACCGCACCAAAGGCTATTAAAGGTTATTTTAAATATAAGGCCGGAGACAATTTTGTGGTGAATAGTAAAACCGGAACCAAGCTTACAAAAGATACATGGGATGCCTATGCTATTTTATTTGAAAAGTCGGATAAAAACAACTACCTAAGCGGAGATCACTCTTTTAAAGATCCTCGAATGGTAAGTGTAGCCCGAATAAAAGCGGATAAGAGAATTGAAACAGATAAATGGACTGCATTTGAAATTCCTTTTGAAAATGTAAACGGAAAAGCCTTTGACAAGAATAAAGAATACATGTATGCCATTGTATTTACATCCAGTTTAGAGGGTGATCTGTTTAACGGAGCAGTAGGAAGTGCTTTGTGGATCGATGAAGTAAATATCGTTACAGAGTAA
- a CDS encoding SDR family NAD(P)-dependent oxidoreductase, with amino-acid sequence MKDSYAVITGASQGLGRAFAAELAKENNNLILVSLPGQNLKEFAEELQTEYLVKTSCYETDLSIKENVMDLSEWINSKFSIHMLINNAGIGGSKKFSDASGSYIEKIIQLNVLATSLLTHQLLPNLQKSSKAYVLNVSSLAAFSPIGYKTVYPASKAFIHSFSRGLYQELKDTNVFVSVVNPGPMKTNAEVSRRIEEQGFWARITCLDPQRVARYCIRRLKKRDTVIMVNHISWLLLKILPIWLKMPMLTNKIKREINIATL; translated from the coding sequence ATGAAAGATTCGTATGCAGTAATTACAGGAGCCAGTCAAGGATTGGGAAGAGCTTTCGCTGCGGAGCTGGCCAAAGAAAATAATAATCTTATTCTTGTAAGTTTACCCGGACAAAACCTAAAAGAGTTTGCAGAAGAGCTACAGACAGAATATTTAGTGAAAACGAGCTGTTATGAAACAGATCTGAGTATAAAAGAAAATGTAATGGATCTTTCAGAATGGATTAATTCCAAATTTAGTATTCATATGCTTATTAATAACGCCGGGATCGGCGGTTCTAAAAAATTTAGTGATGCTTCCGGAAGTTATATTGAAAAGATTATTCAGCTTAATGTATTGGCGACTTCATTGTTAACACATCAGTTATTGCCTAATTTGCAGAAAAGTTCCAAGGCTTACGTGCTCAATGTTTCCAGTCTTGCTGCTTTTTCTCCAATAGGATATAAAACTGTATATCCGGCATCGAAAGCTTTTATTCATTCCTTTTCCCGGGGGCTATATCAGGAACTAAAAGATACCAATGTCTTTGTAAGTGTTGTAAATCCCGGACCTATGAAAACAAATGCTGAAGTAAGTCGCAGAATTGAAGAGCAGGGGTTTTGGGCAAGAATAACCTGTCTGGATCCGCAACGGGTTGCCCGATATTGTATCCGCAGACTCAAAAAGCGTGATACTGTTATTATGGTAAATCATATCAGCTGGTTGCTCCTGAAAATATTACCAATCTGGTTAAAAATGCCTATGCTGACGAATAAAATAAAAAGAGAGATTAATATTGCAACTTTATAA
- a CDS encoding GNAT family N-acetyltransferase: MIYTEQLMLTEPDQDDFDRYFNINADPQNNLYNPGGPMKYEAAISNFENIIRHWQEHRFGVWSIAEKKNPEYVIGFGGLNYKRYANHLKLNLGYRFDKDFWGKGYATELALMAIEFGFNKLGKNEIYALVRPSNISSIRVLEKSGLELFSELNDVENEVNSLVFRIENNPIKDSLLF, translated from the coding sequence ATGATATATACAGAACAATTAATGCTGACTGAACCGGATCAAGATGATTTTGATAGGTATTTTAATATTAATGCTGATCCGCAAAATAATCTATATAATCCAGGTGGACCTATGAAATATGAGGCTGCAATAAGTAATTTTGAAAATATAATTAGACATTGGCAAGAGCATAGATTTGGTGTTTGGTCTATTGCAGAGAAAAAAAATCCAGAATATGTAATAGGTTTTGGAGGTCTAAATTATAAAAGATATGCTAATCATTTGAAATTAAATTTAGGTTATAGGTTCGATAAAGATTTCTGGGGCAAAGGTTATGCTACAGAGTTAGCTTTAATGGCAATTGAATTTGGGTTTAATAAATTAGGCAAAAATGAGATATATGCTTTAGTCAGACCTTCAAATATATCTTCAATTAGAGTGCTTGAAAAATCCGGATTAGAATTGTTTAGTGAACTAAATGATGTGGAAAATGAAGTAAATAGTTTAGTGTTCAGAATAGAAAATAACCCCATAAAGGATTCGCTTCTTTTTTAA
- a CDS encoding porin family protein — MKKILLSILLTLGAGSIISAQQTETSTSVSKPNFFNTDIDYQVRANYSIGGSAPMGMPREIRKIESYNPTLALGLEANATKWVSEDRKWGIRVGVRVEGKGMKTKAEVKNYLTEIKQDNSKVRGYYTGKVQTTVKNSYITVPVSAVYRLSDKWNLYGGLYFSGLIDKNFDGYVSDGYLRQNTPTGPKITFSEGSTATYDFSNEVRKFQWGLQLGAEWFMNKHFVLFPEFTYGINGLLNKNFDAISFSMHNVYLNMGFGYKF, encoded by the coding sequence ATGAAAAAAATATTATTATCCATATTATTAACACTGGGAGCCGGAAGTATTATTTCCGCACAACAAACAGAGACCAGTACTTCTGTGTCAAAACCAAATTTCTTTAACACCGATATCGATTATCAGGTTCGTGCCAATTACAGTATTGGCGGAAGCGCCCCTATGGGGATGCCCCGTGAAATACGTAAAATAGAAAGCTATAATCCTACATTGGCATTAGGTCTTGAAGCCAATGCTACAAAATGGGTTTCTGAAGACCGTAAATGGGGTATTCGTGTAGGAGTTCGTGTAGAAGGCAAAGGAATGAAAACCAAAGCAGAGGTAAAGAACTATCTTACAGAAATAAAACAGGACAATTCCAAAGTACGTGGTTATTATACCGGTAAAGTGCAGACTACAGTAAAAAACTCTTACATTACAGTACCTGTTTCTGCTGTATACCGTTTGTCAGACAAATGGAATCTCTATGGTGGGCTTTATTTCTCCGGACTTATTGATAAAAACTTCGACGGTTATGTATCCGACGGCTACCTGCGCCAGAATACACCTACCGGACCCAAAATAACATTTTCGGAAGGAAGCACTGCTACCTATGATTTCTCTAATGAAGTGCGTAAATTCCAATGGGGATTACAACTGGGTGCGGAATGGTTCATGAACAAACATTTTGTATTATTCCCGGAATTCACTTACGGAATAAATGGACTTCTGAATAAAAATTTCGATGCTATTTCCTTTAGTATGCATAATGTATATCTGAATATGGGCTTTGGCTACAAATTCTAA